Genomic segment of Aquila chrysaetos chrysaetos chromosome 16, bAquChr1.4, whole genome shotgun sequence:
AGAACTTATGATGTAATTATTGCATGCTGCTAATACACTGTTATCTAAACATTAAAGAtactctaaaatatttttattgtagaCTATTAAGACATACTACAAAAACCTTTTGCAGAGGATATCCTATTGACATacttctgctttaaatattGTGAAACATTACAGCGGAATGAATTTTCGCAGTGGTTAGGTCAAATGCAGTTACATCATAGCAACAGTATGTTTGCACAATTTAAGGCTTTGGCTGGTTCTTTAGTCAGCTTCTTCTTCAGATTCTTCTTCTTCAGCAGTTTCCAGCCAGGTTAGCCACTGGTTTACCTGCAGTTacataaaagtggtttaaggGAGCAGGAATTATTTCCCCGCTATGTACTTCCACAGAATGCTGCTTCCCCCCcacactcattttaaaaatctttcagccACACTTTGCGCTAAATGTAGGTCCCTAGTAAAGAAAAGATCAGTTCATCCTGCCTCACTTCTTCCTAGTGAAATACTCCATGAAGCTTCTAGATATTAACAAGTCTTCAACACAGTCTGAAAGTGTTCTCCAACACTCCAGTGCAGCAGAAATCACAGAAGACAAGTGTCTATTGTTAGCAAATTTACCTGGAATAAAGCTTTGCCTTTCCCTGGAAACTCTTGAGTAATATCTTCTTTCCATGCCAAAAAGGCTTCTTCTTCAATGATCTCCATGTCATAGAAATGAACAAAGAAGCGCAGTAACATGCctacaaaaaaagtaaacttaAGCTTCTTCAGCTTTATAAACTTCTGAACAGCTTGACTCTAAGAAACATAGTGACAAGCCTGAAAGCCACATACAGAAACAAGCAAGTAGACACAAGTTAAGTTTTGGCTAAGGTCTTGATGCACATACCTTTTGGAAAGTTATTGTTGTAGCAGTGCACCTGGAGTGCATATAAAGCACTCACTTGCAGATCAACATGGTCATGGAGGAACTTCTGCATTACTGGCTTGAAGGAAAGAAGcagttgtttttcctgctctagCTGCTCTTTAGATGGAGCAGATGAAGAATCTGATTCGTCACTAGGTGGGTTTACTTCACTAGAAATATACTGCAAgaaactggacaaaaaaaaaaaaagctaagttCTGTAAACCAAGATACAACAGCTGGATTTCATGGTCTAAACAGTTAAGATAAGTACTCCTGAGTTCAGTTTGCTAGCTACTGCTAAAAATACCCTCCTGCTTTTATCAACAGTTAGGTGCACGCACAGTGAATTAATATTGTGGTTGACCATGCACCACAAAGatcagttttgcttctgttatggctctgaaacattttagaaaaacaatacACAGGTCTAGACTTCTTCCCAAGGAAAGGCAACACTGTACACTCATGCAAGCCTGgacacttgcttttcttctcaaataCAATGTGTGTTTAAACACAGGGGATGTTCGCTCAGAACAATTTATCTCCCCATGTACTCTATCTTTTTCTGCACAGAGAACATGTCAGCCTTTACAGAGTTAATGACTTACTGGTAGCTTAACAAAACATGTGCCTAAACTACATCAGGATAGCATCTCACCTGGTCATCAATATATTCACAAATCCCTTATCTACATGAAGTTTGGGTGAAATGTTATCTTTAATCCACTTATAGATGGCTTGAGGGGATGGATCCgattttatttgctttagcAGTTCCTTCTCCAGTTTCAGAAGTGGGAACAAGAAGCTAAGCCCCTTCCCTTCTAAGATCTCCAGCATGCGGTCCTTGTTCTGGTCAATTTCTGACAAGTAAATAAGAAAGACACACTTGAGTGCTGGTGCTAACCAAAAGCTATCATCAATGGTTCATGGGTCTAACCACCTCTTAAGAAACACCATTCTTAAGAATCATGACAGTTGATTGTATCAAAATAACCTTGTATGTTATTATACTTTGGTGAAAaaaactagaggaaaaaaacattttgcatacACTAATATGAGGTGACATAGGAGCTATTTGGTAACTCTTACCTGGTAGCATTTTCTGCATATTCACTTTGCTTTGTTGGAACAATTCTGTTAGCCATTCACGATCTTGTAACTTAGCTAACTGTTGAAGGCAAagcaggaagagagggaaatggGTGCCGCTTTCCAGTGGTTGAGCCAGTTCGGAAATGCTCACCAGTTCTGAAATAATGGCACGGGCTGCAAACTGTGCTAAGTAGGATTTCACCAATGGGATGTCCACCTCCAGTTTCGGGCACTGGTCCAATACATTCAGGAATGCCTAAGGAACAGTGAACACACAAGTTGaaattctgaagtaattttgttCCTGTGCACAGTAATACTCTTACTACATAGGAGCATCATGTtacttttttgcatttaatcAGTTGCCAGGAGGTTCCCCCTTTCTAGTTCATGAATCCTGTACctacatttcttcctttcatcacTTCTTATGCCTGTTACAGGTTCATACATTATTTTTACCTTCTCAGAtcaacagcatttgaaaaatttgCACACTGCCTTTACACAAGCTACCACCATCAACAGCCAAAAAGAACTGTGAGCCTATTGGATTGCAGTACCTGCATGAAGTTGTCACTTGTGGCTATTCCCTCCTGCTTAAGCAAGCTGATCAAAGTACTTGCTTTCTCCTTGTCTTCATCTGATCTATCTAGGGATTGAATGATTACTTTGCTCAACATCTCAGGAATGAAGTGTTTTGGAGCTCTCATTTCTCTCACAGTATTGACAGCATCATTAGCATTTCCATTGTTCAGATACTCAGTCACAACAGCttcctagaggaaaaaaagtatagttaaacattcatttttgaaGAGCATAATCGAGGCTTCAAGAAGCACTACTACTACATACTTAACTTACAGTTTGTTTAAGTAGCTCTTCTTTAGAAGGAGGTGGTTTCTTGGTGGTCTTTGCAGGCTTTTCTTGTATAAGCGGTGGATTTGTTTTAAGACCAAGTTGAGGAGGCTGAAAAAGATACcagaatttgtttctttgcagtACATCTACCTACATTTACATCAAGTTTAAGAACACTAAATATGTACAACGGCAGATTGAAGTCAAATTAGGTTTTcatacattctttttttatctcctgctctgtgccatgagacttctctctcccttcccataCTAGAAACTTGTCTGAGCTTTCCATGCATGAAGAACTTAAGTATAGCCAACGATATACAGTAGTTTTCATATTTACCTGTCCCAAAGGTGGTGTCTGAGTGCGTGGTGGTTGAGCACTGGGAGGAATCATAGTTATCTGGGGCTGAAGCTTTGGCACTTGGTTTTTATTCATTAGAAAAGACTGAGCAGGTCTCAGGCTAATCTGTAAGCAGATAAGTCAGAAAAAACTCGAACTGTTTCAAGTATTCTGACCAAGAATACATAGCCATGGACTCACACCAACTGATCCCACTGAAGCATgacttttccatttctacagTGTTAACACTCAAATACAGATTAAGCCACACGTGTACTGAAATTCCCCCAAAAGCACAACTTGATGAATCACAACCTGCTGCAAGTTACTGGTATTTAGTTCCATCGGTATCAAGATCTGGAATCGCTCCTTTTAGATGCAGTATGTTAGAGACCCAAGAAGATACTTAGTGAGTTTGCTGATGTATTTTACAGCCAAGATAGAAGTCTACCAATTGCTCAGAAATCAAGATACAAGTCTGGTTAACACTCAAAATAACAAGGCAGTTCACTTTGCTTTTGATATTTTGTCTATTCGCCagttctaaaaaaaagaaaaaaaaaatctaaaaaaatagatttggcCTGGTCCAGCACTTCAGGGTTTCTAAAGTTCAggattttctgaatttttaattaaatgtattgTTATCAATATGATGCATGGGAACTGATGTCAGAGTAGTGTTCTTGGGGAGGTGCGGGGCAAGGAAGGGACACCCCAAGAAATTGCCCTCATATCTCAGTCTTGCTCATAGGACGCTGGATACCCTAAGGAAAGTGAGGGGTAAGGTGAAAGAGGAAGGGacaaagaaggaggaggagaaggagaaagagttCCAGCATTAGTCCTCATAATAACGCGTCTTGCTATAATCATTGGGCAATATTTAGAATAGGCTTTAAGTAATGTAGGCATGTAATGTACCTCATCTGCATTAAGCTGTCCTTTCTTAGAAAACCGAGGTGGCATATCCTTCGACTGTCCTTGTTGCTGGGATAAGAGTCCCTGATTCTGGTTATGGTAGAGCTGGCTTTGCCCCTATTTCAGAAAGGGAGATATAGAGAAAGAAGTGCAGATGATGGAGTGGCGTACATCATATGGTAAGTAGTACCAGAGGGACCAGAGGAACAAAGATTCTATTTgccaggaagggagaaagaaggagcaGGGGTGGTGGGAGAGTAGCATCTATCCCTAAAAACAGGGctatcttttaaataaaacacaccATTCTGACCCACCAAAGCCACATGCACCTTTTCTTGCAGTAAAAAGTGTATTCCTTGCATCTCttgcacaatttaaaaaatggtttagaATTTTTGCATCAGCTGAGCATCAGTTCTTATCAGAATCAAATCTGAGGAAGTCTTTCAACATAAGCAGACTATAATCCATAACATACGCATCTGTAGAAGAGCTTCTAAACAAGCTGAGGTCACCCTGTGAACAGCATCTTCCTTACCTGACTCTTCAGAAAAGATTTGCCTAGTTCTCCAAACTGGGATTGAGCAGAAGGCATGAGGTGACCCCCATGGCCATTGAAAAGTTGGTTTGAACGATGGCGTCCCATAGTGGGTGAAAATCTATCCTGAATAACCCCTGGACCAGTACCAATTCCGCTACCTGTATTAAGGAGACGAAAGACAATTTCAGTTCTTCAATACAGTACAACCGCAGTCATCCCATCAGCCTTGCAGTTTCAGTGTACCTGGCATTTGTCCAAACATATCAGCAAGCCCTCCAAGTGGGTCCCTGTCAAGTTTCATCCTGGGTGGCATAAAGGGTCCCTCCAGAAAGAAGTCACTTCTCATCCCTTGAGACATAGGAGCAGGAATAAAAACTCCCAGATCCTTTGAAAGAGGAATTGTAGTTTTGGTCAGTTGGGAATAACAACCTCTGATAGTCGAGTTTTTAGCCCTGAACTATAAAAGTCCATCTGGTTTTAACCCTTAATCCCTTACTGTCACACTCTGCTGTGAGAACTATTCATTAGTGCACAGCATAAGTTTTGTGACACGTAGTAAGCAGCATAAGCATTAACACTTAAGCAAAAGCCAAGTACAAGTCTTCACACGCAACACTTACTTTTACTGCATCTTGACGGATTTGATTGATAGTCTTTGGTCCATTGTCAAGAAAAGCTTTGCGAGGAACCCAGTTGTGTTCTCTCAACTCCACAGTATCCTTAGAACATAATGAATTATCAGCAAAGGGTTCAAGACAactttgcaagaaaaagaaagcagtaagCCATTTTATCATCATTTTATCATACCTGCAGCAGGAAACGAATCCTTGCTGGCAATTCCTTACTTGACATCAAGGAGCGCATACGGGCAAAGTACTGATCCATTAAGGACTGGGGGAACAGAAGCAACGTTACAAGTGAGGGCTAACTCTACCaatgtcaaatattttcaggaaaggtGATCATATTCAAGACATCCAAGatcaaataaaagaacagaatgCCCCCTCCTGCCATCTCAATCTCCTTGACAGCAGTAGAGCTTAAGGAAAGCTAACACATCAAGACATCTCATCTTAATCAAAGATGAAAACCTGTCAAAATTCTCATTACTATGACACCATTTCAAGTTTACATTCACAACTCACAAGTCAGGGTCCAAAATACATGTCAGATCACCTAGTTGTGTTCAGATTAGAGTTCCTCACCACATGCTTTCGAGCCAGCATTTAGAGAAACAACATTCTCACTTCCATGACTTCCTAATGACCCTAACTGCATTCTGGGAAGACATTGAAACCCGTTTCAAAGACTGGCTCTTTTTGCTATCAAGAGATTTGATGCAGGAGCAATTGTTTGTACTCTTGCTCTCCACAAGTCAGACCTCAGTTTTGTACTTATGACTAGAACATTGAATACAGAAGGTTCAAGCAGTTAAAGTCTTAGCCATAGTTTAACTAGTTTAGTGACTGCAGTGGATATGCACATACCTTGGCTTTTGCATGGTCTAATCTAGGTCCCACTGTCCTCATTATCTGACAGAGGCACTCCAAATCCTCCCCCATATCTTTGAGTTGGactctcttcttcttttccaaaagctgaaatattaaaGGTGAATTTGCTATTTCAACATATTATAAATGACAATTTACAGTAAGAGACAACTTTGTACACAGAcacatgcagaaacatttttgtcttgttctgAAGACAAATGGACTTGAAAATTAGTTTAAGAATTGCTAGTTGAAGTACTTACTACTTGTAAGTGTATGTACTTGGAAGTACCTGCGGTACTTCTGTCTAGGCCAAACTACACCTTCACTTGGAGACAATTCCCATGGATTTGAAAAACaccaattttactttttaatcacACCAAGACTGTTTATTTCAAACAGTGGGGGGTAGATAATTgacaggaaacatttttgtggtattttatgCTCCACAATTCCCAAAGCTACAtgaacatttacattttttagtTTAGAAGTCTTATTTTGCTCTTAGCCCCCAACCAATCTGAATACTCACTGTTTTGATGCACTTATGAAGGATAGATTCATGAATAAGATCAAGCTTGCCAAGTTCTCCAATGAATTTGATGTTCCCCAGCATCTTGATCTTGGCAATGGCtctctgttcctcctcctcgggGAGGAGGGGACCATCATGCTTATCATagactagaaaacaaaaaagcctgttTAACATGGCTGTGGAaatagaaagtaaataaaatctcTATTAAAGTGGTTTTAAAGCTTACTATCAACATTTCTGGTTCGGTTTTCAAATTCATCTTGAAGTTTAGATATTAGGAGGCGTCTGAATGTCTAAGaagagagaacaaagaaaataattacagtagTCAGTGCAACTACATGTGCTAGGGAAATTTATCATTCCAGATTGAAGGATATACTCACTGTGCTTTGCTTCTGTCCTGGATGACTCTCTGCTGATGGGCCATCAAAGTTGGGTGCATCTTCTGCCAGTCGCAGACATAGTTGAGCATACAGTGAGCTATACTTGGGCTCTTCAAGGGCTTTGTCTACGAtctaaataaatttattttgagTAAGGTAGCATGTAGTGGGATGCGAAAGTTATTAGTAAAGTGAGTTGCAAGACGCACAATGGAATATTACCACTCTATATGATCTAGAACACctattttttgctatttcaaacatacagaaataatggattttgttttaacaCTAGTGTTACTgctgaagcaaaggaaaaaagctactCTATGCTACCAAAGAGCTTCTATAATCCTTAGCCAACAGACAGGACAAATTTGAAGTTTATCATCAGAACACCAAAGTTAGTATTGCCAATCTAATCACAGATTAAACAAAGTGACATGATAGTGAAACCAGTATACGAAGAGGTCACCTGTGGTAGCGTTTCCAAGACCATTAGGCTTGTTTGTCAGGacaacaggaaaaggaagagaggggCCAGGAAAGTAAAGATTGCTAACTAGCATCttagactattaaaaaaaaaaatccccaatcACCTTTAGTAATTCTTGAGACTTCTAAAACAGAAAGTTAAAGCATTAGGTCTACTTCCTCCTCAGTATATCCTTTTTACACAAAAAGCTGGAAtgatatttctgtatgtttggATTATCAAACACCACATTAGCCGTGTTACTTCTGTATCCCATCAAAAACAGACAACCTCTATTTTCAACATGCAAGGAAACTGTagttaaaagaaatgcagccaTCTTACCAGCAGTATGACCCCTTTTAGGATGAGCTTAGATTCTACACCCACATTGAGGAGCTCAAGGCATAGCTTGTCAAACTTTTCAGGAGTAAGCTTATTTAGTATGCTAAAGAGaaacaaccaaaataaaaatccagattACAAATATTGTAAACATGCTACAAGTAATTTAAGTAGTAAAGGTAAACTTGGGTCTAAAGCCTATTAAACAAAAACTGAGAATTACATTTTCCATTCAACTATTCTTCTGGTAGATCTTTACGTAAAAAGTATTATTGAAAAGACTAATTCTCTCATGAGAATTATTTCTGAGGTATTTGCTGCTGATGGCCTATCAgtttctgcctccttccctcccaaaGATATCCCTACCCTGGCTCCCCCCTGCAACTCCAGACCCACGtatcttcctttcctccaaCCCATTTATTAGATACATattgctgaagaaaacagtgagggaaaaaaaaaaatcttacaaagaACTTACCCTCTTACTTTCCTGAAGATTGCATCATGTCGTTCTTTGTCGTTTGCGGAGTCGTCATCTCGTCTAGTGCTTCGTGAAGGAATCCATTTCTGAGCGTTTTGCCCTGGGGTTTTCCCCAGGAACTCGCtgtaaaaattttaagaatatGCTTGTTAAACAAACAATTTCAGGAACTGACCTTTTAACCATTCAGTATTACCTTACTTAGGCTAATTCTGTTACTAGCTTTGTTAAGAGCAGGCACTCACCCGTACCAACACTGCAACATCTGATGCACACTAAAGTATTCACTCAACAgtaataagaattaaaaaaaagacacgCAAGAAAACCCTCTGAACTTTAAGTGAAATGCATGAAAAAGTCTGTGCACCTCGTATTACTCACAACACCCACTTTCAACAAATTATATGCTACCTTGCCACAGACTGGAGAACATAAACATGTCATGAACTCAGTAAGTATTCCTTGTACAACTTTAAGGATAGTCTACTTTCAACTCAGTATTCACCATCAAGCATTCGCTGCCTTTAATATCATGCCAAATTGAATAGCAAGATGACATACCTGTTGCTGGCAGTCTTGGGATAGTGCTGAGGTGCACCCCTACCACCTCCTCCGCCTGAAGAAGCACTGTTAAAAACAAGCATGTAATCTCGTTTAAGTTCCAAATCCCAATGCTTTCAATTACACATCAGTTTTGGTATAAACATAAGACAAATTTAAATTCTCCTCAAAGAACAGTTTCCACTGCCAAGTGTTCatcaaacaaacataaaaaagcaCTAGTACCTGAAACGAGAAGCACCCCCTTCTGCAATCGCACTCTCCACTTTGGCGGCTTGACAACGAAGAAtcttcaaaagaataaaattaaattgacggggtggggaaaaacaaaacctagaaAGACAAATCAAGCATTCATATTATAGTTGTTTTACTAGCAGCCATAGTAtctaacttaaaataaatgtacaaaCTTTTGTTAGAGAAGGGGAACCCTCAAACACAAAACTTCATAGAAGGTAAGAAACTCTTACTTATGCAATACTTGGGATACTCATAGAAAGGCCAATTACATGATTATTGCCGTGTTTTCCAACAGGGGTGAGGGAGGAGGTAAGTGAATCCCAGACTGAGGAAGTAAGAGCCTCAAATTTACCCTGtcaacccccccgcccccaaagCACTTGCAGACAAggaaaaagcacacaaaagaTGTCTTTTTCTGATAATATAGCATAATTAAATGAATCCTTTATTGGTATGCTTTACAAACTACAATTATGGCAAGACAAAGTAGTCAAGTTTCAAAGTGAGAAGTACCAGATCACAAAATGCACTTAATACAGTAAAAGGGATGTATTCTACATCGAAGTCCAAACGGCCAATTAAGCTgctaaataatgaaaacaatatcGCCTCTGCCCACCTCAAATTTTAGCTtgcaagacagcagcagaaagcagaatttcacTGCACTGCTCACGAGGCAGAACGCAAATCACGGGGATACAAACGCCAGGGGAGCACGAAAAAAGACCCACAGGCATTCTGAGGCTCCATCACAGATCTGCTCCGAGACCTTATAATACTAAGCGCACAGTCATCTCCTCGGAAAGCCAGCCCGAGAAACGCCCAACAGAACGCACCTCTCCCCACTAAGGCGGCGGCCGTTAGCACCGCGCCCCAGCAGCCCTCCGCACCCCACCACCGGCCGCTCGCCGAGGCGGAGGAGCCAGCGCGGGCACGAGGAACGGCTCCCAACATGGCTGCCGCCGAACAAAAGGGCTGCGGGAGCAGGAGCGGCGCCCCCCACAGGAGGCAGACGCTACCCTGCCGCATGGAGATGGCGGCTCCGGGCGCACCGAGCcgcctccccttcccccagcgGGTGCCGCCCGTTTCCAGGCTCAGGCGCCGCCAGGAGCCCGGCCGGCTCTTTGTTCTCTGCGAGGGAGGTGAGCCGGCTCCGCTCCTTCGCCGCCGGCGGAAAACGGCGCCCTCCACTCGCGGCACCCGCCCCGGTCCGCCcggaaaggggaggaggggggaagcagTCGGTATCCCCCCGGCATCACCGCCCCCGCCTTCGCTTTACTCGCCGCCCAAGCCTGAACAGGAAACATGGGCGAGGCGAGGCTGCTGCCGACAGACACGGCTCCTCAGTAGTCCACTCTCCCTTCCACGACAAACAGACAAGAGTAAAtgagcggggaaaaaaaaaaaaaaaaaaaaaaaaaatcctctcgCCACCGACTCCTGAgaacaaacaacccccccccccccccccgccccagcaaTGCGGATCCCAGAATCCCAGAATATCCCGACACCGCAGTCCGCTACGCGTACTGAAGCTACTCCCCCTCCAAGGACAAACCTCTTGGGCACCCGGGGCCCCCAGAGACCGCAGCTAGAGACAAGGATCCTCCAGCCGATCTAATCTCCCGAAAGGCAAAGCTACGAACCGGCGCTACCCGACGCCA
This window contains:
- the EIF4G2 gene encoding eukaryotic translation initiation factor 4 gamma 2 isoform X2; the protein is MLHCGDGTVQPNFLPPPPTSTLRPPPFSVVIGKTGGALRGDWRLLEGGGILRCQAAKVESAIAEGGASRFSASSGGGGGRGAPQHYPKTASNSEFLGKTPGQNAQKWIPSRSTRRDDDSANDKERHDAIFRKVRGILNKLTPEKFDKLCLELLNVGVESKLILKGVILLIVDKALEEPKYSSLYAQLCLRLAEDAPNFDGPSAESHPGQKQSTTFRRLLISKLQDEFENRTRNVDIYDKHDGPLLPEEEEQRAIAKIKMLGNIKFIGELGKLDLIHESILHKCIKTLLEKKKRVQLKDMGEDLECLCQIMRTVGPRLDHAKAKSLMDQYFARMRSLMSSKELPARIRFLLQDTVELREHNWVPRKAFLDNGPKTINQIRQDAVKDLGVFIPAPMSQGMRSDFFLEGPFMPPRMKLDRDPLGGLADMFGQMPGSGIGTGPGVIQDRFSPTMGRHRSNQLFNGHGGHLMPSAQSQFGELGKSFLKSQISLRPAQSFLMNKNQVPKLQPQITMIPPSAQPPRTQTPPLGQPPQLGLKTNPPLIQEKPAKTTKKPPPSKEELLKQTEAVVTEYLNNGNANDAVNTVREMRAPKHFIPEMLSKVIIQSLDRSDEDKEKASTLISLLKQEGIATSDNFMQAFLNVLDQCPKLEVDIPLVKSYLAQFAARAIISELVSISELAQPLESGTHFPLFLLCLQQLAKLQDREWLTELFQQSKVNMQKMLPEIDQNKDRMLEILEGKGLSFLFPLLKLEKELLKQIKSDPSPQAIYKWIKDNISPKLHVDKGFVNILMTSFLQYISSEVNPPSDESDSSSAPSKEQLEQEKQLLLSFKPVMQKFLHDHVDLQVSALYALQVHCYNNNFPKGMLLRFFVHFYDMEIIEEEAFLAWKEDITQEFPGKGKALFQVNQWLTWLETAEEEESEEEAD
- the EIF4G2 gene encoding eukaryotic translation initiation factor 4 gamma 2 isoform X1; translated protein: MLHCGDGTVQPNFLPPPPTSTLRPPPFSVVIGKTGGALRGDWRLLEGGGILRCQAAKVESAIAEGGASRFSASSGGGGGRGAPQHYPKTASNSEFLGKTPGQNAQKWIPSRSTRRDDDSANDKERHDAIFRKVRGILNKLTPEKFDKLCLELLNVGVESKLILKGVILLIVDKALEEPKYSSLYAQLCLRLAEDAPNFDGPSAESHPGQKQSTTFRRLLISKLQDEFENRTRNVDIYDKHDGPLLPEEEEQRAIAKIKMLGNIKFIGELGKLDLIHESILHKCIKTLLEKKKRVQLKDMGEDLECLCQIMRTVGPRLDHAKAKSLMDQYFARMRSLMSSKELPARIRFLLQDTVELREHNWVPRKAFLDNGPKTINQIRQDAVKDLGVFIPAPMSQGMRSDFFLEGPFMPPRMKLDRDPLGGLADMFGQMPGSGIGTGPGVIQDRFSPTMGRHRSNQLFNGHGGHLMPSAQSQFGELGKSFLKSQGQSQLYHNQNQGLLSQQQGQSKDMPPRFSKKGQLNADEISLRPAQSFLMNKNQVPKLQPQITMIPPSAQPPRTQTPPLGQPPQLGLKTNPPLIQEKPAKTTKKPPPSKEELLKQTEAVVTEYLNNGNANDAVNTVREMRAPKHFIPEMLSKVIIQSLDRSDEDKEKASTLISLLKQEGIATSDNFMQAFLNVLDQCPKLEVDIPLVKSYLAQFAARAIISELVSISELAQPLESGTHFPLFLLCLQQLAKLQDREWLTELFQQSKVNMQKMLPEIDQNKDRMLEILEGKGLSFLFPLLKLEKELLKQIKSDPSPQAIYKWIKDNISPKLHVDKGFVNILMTSFLQYISSEVNPPSDESDSSSAPSKEQLEQEKQLLLSFKPVMQKFLHDHVDLQVSALYALQVHCYNNNFPKGMLLRFFVHFYDMEIIEEEAFLAWKEDITQEFPGKGKALFQVNQWLTWLETAEEEESEEEAD
- the EIF4G2 gene encoding eukaryotic translation initiation factor 4 gamma 2 isoform X3, whose amino-acid sequence is MLGNIKFIGELGKLDLIHESILHKCIKTLLEKKKRVQLKDMGEDLECLCQIMRTVGPRLDHAKAKSLMDQYFARMRSLMSSKELPARIRFLLQDTVELREHNWVPRKAFLDNGPKTINQIRQDAVKDLGVFIPAPMSQGMRSDFFLEGPFMPPRMKLDRDPLGGLADMFGQMPGSGIGTGPGVIQDRFSPTMGRHRSNQLFNGHGGHLMPSAQSQFGELGKSFLKSQGQSQLYHNQNQGLLSQQQGQSKDMPPRFSKKGQLNADEISLRPAQSFLMNKNQVPKLQPQITMIPPSAQPPRTQTPPLGQPPQLGLKTNPPLIQEKPAKTTKKPPPSKEELLKQTEAVVTEYLNNGNANDAVNTVREMRAPKHFIPEMLSKVIIQSLDRSDEDKEKASTLISLLKQEGIATSDNFMQAFLNVLDQCPKLEVDIPLVKSYLAQFAARAIISELVSISELAQPLESGTHFPLFLLCLQQLAKLQDREWLTELFQQSKVNMQKMLPEIDQNKDRMLEILEGKGLSFLFPLLKLEKELLKQIKSDPSPQAIYKWIKDNISPKLHVDKGFVNILMTSFLQYISSEVNPPSDESDSSSAPSKEQLEQEKQLLLSFKPVMQKFLHDHVDLQVSALYALQVHCYNNNFPKGMLLRFFVHFYDMEIIEEEAFLAWKEDITQEFPGKGKALFQVNQWLTWLETAEEEESEEEAD